GATAAATTTGGCTAAAATCTGTTAATAAATTTAATTTTTCAAACTGTTTTTTTTGAACTAAAATTTGTGAATTAGCAAAATCATTTGCTTTTTGGCGAATTTCTAATGTCGATTTTGTGTCAATTTGGTTAATAATTTTATTTTCAATTGGAAGACCGTGAGTATCTCAACCTGGCACAAAAGGTGAATAAAAACCAGACATTGATTTATATCGAACTATTATATCTTTTAAAACTTTATTAAGAGCATGACCAATATGAATGTCACCATTTGCATAAGGAGGTCCGTCATGAAGAATAAATCTTGGATTATTAATATTTTTTTTTAAAAGTTTTTGATAAATGTCTTCATTTTTTCAAAATTCAGTAAAAAATTTGTCCTTTTGAGGCAAATTAGCTTTCATTGAGAAATCTGTGGAAAATATATTGAGCGAATTTTTATAGAAATTTTTATCCATTGTTTATTCCTTTTCAATCTTTTCAAGAATTAAATTTATGTCAATTTCACTTATTTCTTGAAGTTTAGTCTTTAAAATCTTACTAGAATTTGCTTGATTTTGTTCAATAAAATTTGGTAAATTTTCGTTATTTTTATCAGTTGTTAAAAATAATTTATAATTTTTTTTAGGATTAGGGTCAAAATTGATAAATTTTTGGACTGGAACGACTTTTAAAGTGGTGTCAAAATCGAAAACTTGCAAATTTTCACTATAAATTTCGACACTTTTTGGAATTATAGAAAAATCAAGTTTTGAATCAAAGCTTTTAGGAGCGATTGTTCTATTACCAAAATGAAGTTTTTCTGACGCAATTTTTTCAAAACGCGAATAATTATCAATAACCGCGATTTCCTCAGAAGAGTCAATTAAAACAGATGCAACAATTTTTTCATTTTTTTGAAGTTTTAAAATTTTTACACCTGAAGAAATACGCCCATAAATTGGAACATCTGAAGCACTTATTTTTAGTGCACGATTTTGTGACGTGATTAAAACGATGTTTTTTAATTTATTTTCTAAAAAAATGCTAATTAATTCATCACCTTCTTTGGGTTTAAAGCAATTTATCATATTATTTGGTCTAATTTTTACTATTTCTTTTAGTTGCATTCTTTTTGCATAACCAAATTTAGTTATAAAAAGCAAAAAATGATTAGAATCTAGGTCATCAACAAAAAAAGAATTAATTAATTCGTGGTCATTTTTAAGACCAAGAGAAATTTTTAAGTTATTTGGGTTATTTTTTAGCGTTAATTCTTCGAGTTGATGAGCTAACAACATCCCAACATCACCTTTATTTGTTAAAAAAAGTCCTTTTTGACGTTGATTTATTTTACCTTGAAAAACAAAAAAATCTTCTGAAGGTAACTGAATTTTTTCAATTTCCTCGACTGCATGATTTTTTATGTTCATTTTTTTAAAAAGGCCACTCTTAGAAACTCAAAAATAAAACTGCTCGTCCTTAATTAAATCTTGATGGTTGATTTTTACTTGCAATTCTTTGTCAACTATTTTAGTTTTTCGTGGAGAACCATAAATCTGAGCAAAATTTTCAAGCATTGAAATTAAATGAAGATCAAATTCTTCTTTATTTTCAATAAGTTTTTGAAATTCTTCAATATTTTGGGCTAAGGTTTTTGATTCATTTAAAAATGACTGCTGTTCAATTTTAGACAATCTATACAAACGCATCGAAGCAATTGCCTCAGCTTGAACTTCGGTAAAATTTAAATATTTAACTAAATCAGCAATTACACCCGCTTTTGAATTATCAGATTTACGAATAATTTCAATTACTTCATTAGTTATATCGGCAACTTTTAAAAAACCTTCTATGATTTCAAGCCTTTTTTTGCTTTTAAAAAGTTCATAATTAAATTCACCTAGTTTAACTTTTCTTAAATGCTCAAGGAAATAAGCAATCATTTCTTTAATTGACAGTAATTTTGGTGAATTATTACAAATTGCTACCGAATTATAGGAATAATAAATTTGCATATCTGTTTTTTGCAGTAAATAATTAAGAATTAACTCGGCGTTTGCATCTTTTTCAAGTTCTACAAAAATTAGCACACCATTTTGATCAGATTGGTCAATAACCTCTTTAATTCCGCTAATTTTTTCTTCAAATCGAATTGTATCAATTTGCTGAATCAGGTTAGCTTTTGAAATTCCAAAAGGAATAGAAGAAATTTCGATCACTTTTTGCTTGTTTTTTTCAGAAATTTTGTATGATGATGAAATTTGAATTTTTCCTTTTCCGGTTTCAAAAGCATCTAAAATTCCGGCTTTTCCATAAACTATTCCGCCTGTGGGAAAATCAGGACCTAAAATAACTTTCGAAATTTGTGCGTTTGTAATTAAAGGATTTTTGATCATTAAAATTACGGCTTGGATTACTTCAACTAAATTATGTGGAGGTATTTCGGTAGCAAAACCACTTGCAATTCCGATTGCCCCGTTAATTAACAAGTTAGGAAAAATTGCTGGTAAAACTGTGGGCTCTTTTTCGCTGTCATCAAAATTAGGATAGAAATTTACGACATTTTTTGACAATAATTCAAGCAAATGTTCACTAATTTGGGCTAGTCTAACTTCGGTATACCTCATTGCAGCAGGGGGGTCATCATCAATTGAGCCTTTATTTCCGTGCATTTCTACAAGTGGAATGTTAATTTTTCACTCTTGAGACAGCCGAACTAGTGCATCATAAATCGATAAATCTCCGTGTGGGTGAAATTTACCAATTACATCTCCGACAACTCTGGCTGATTTTTTGTAATTTTTAGTATTTTTTAGGCCTAGCTGCCACATTGAATAAAGAATTCTTCTCTGAACAGGTTTTAGTCCATCGCGAACATCAGGAATTGCTCTGTTTTGAATTATATATTTTGAGTAGCGCGTAAATTTTTCAGCCAAAATTTGATCTAACTTGGAGTTAATGATTAAATCTAAATTTTTACTCATAGACTGGCTCCTTTAAATTGTCAATAAAACTATCTTCAAGTGAAAAGTCAACATTTTCTTGGATTCAATTTTTACGCAAATCGGCTCTTTCTCCCATTAAAATGCGGAAATTTTCCTCAACTTTTTCAAGGTCTTCGATAAAAACTTTTTCTAAAGTTCGTTTTTCAGGATCCATTGTTGTCTGTCAAAGTTGGGATGCATTCATTTCACCAAGACCTTTATAACGCTGAATTTGAGCATTAGGGTGTTTTTTTACATATTCATGGAATTCTTTTTCATCTCAAATATAAATGTCTTTCTTATTTTTTTCACTAATTCGGTACAAAGGCGGTTGGGCGATATAAACAAAACCATTTTCAATTAAAGGGCGCATATGATAAAACAAGAAAGTCAAAATTAAAATTTGAATGTGAGCGCCGTCGTTGTCAGCATCGGTCATAATGATGATTTTGCCATAATTTAAGTTTTTAAGGTTAAAATTCTGGCCAATTCCAGTACCTAAAGCACTAATAATGGCGATAATTTCTTCATTTTTTAAAACTTCGATCAATCGAGTTTTTTGTGAATTTACAATTTTACCTTTGAGTGGTAAAATTGCTTGAAATTCTCGATTTCGCGCAAGTTTTGCTGAACCTCCAGCTGATTCACCTTCAACTAAAAAAAGCTCGCGATTCATAGCTTTTTTTGAATTAGCAGGTGTTAATTTTCCTGATAAAATCCTTTTTTCTTTGGCCACTGACTTAGAAATTTTTGTTTCTGTTAGACTTAATTTTAACTTTTCTTTTTGCTGATAAACATTTAGTAAAAAAGTAATAATTTTTTGAGCAGTTTCTTTATTTTGAATAAAAAAGGACATTAAATTTCTAAAAACGACCTCTTCAGTGACTGTTTTTGCCAAGACTGTTGCTAATTTATTTTTAGTTTGCCCGACAAATTCCAAAATTGGTTCAGGAATTCGCAGCGATAAAATTAAGGAAAGGCCAACTTTTACATCATTAAAGTCAAAAATTTGCTTATTTTTCAGCAAATTATTTTGTTGGCCATAAGTATTAATTGCTTTTACAATTCCAGCTTTTAGGCCATTTTCATGACTTCCGCCTAAATTTGTTTTTACGTTATTAACAAATGAAATAATATTTTCTTGTTGAGAATCAACATACTGAAATGCAAATTCTACTATGATTTCTTGACTTTTTTCTTTAAAAGCGATAATTTTGTCATGAATTTTCTGGCTATCTTTGTTTAAAAATTCAACAAAATTTTCAATTCCTTTGCTAAATTGAAAAGTTTTTTCAATACCGTTTTTTAGATCAACAAACTCGATTTTTAAATTTTTAACTAAAAAGCAAGTTTCCTGCAACCTTGAAATTATCATGTCAGGATCATATTCCTTGTGAGAAAAAAATGAAAAATCAGGCAAAAATACTATTTTTGTGCCACTAATTTTGCTAGGTCCTAATTCTTGGGTTCTATTTTCAATTTTCCCACCGTTAATAAAAGATGTATAAAACAATTTATGGTTGCGAGAAACAAAAACTTCCATTTTTTTCGATAATGCATTCACGACTGATGAGCCAACTCCGTGGAGTCCGCCGGCGGTTTTATAAATTTCATCAGAAAATTTAGCTCCTGAATGAAGTTCTGTAAAAACTAATTCAACACCAGTTTTACCGGTCTTTTTGTGAATTTCAGTTGGAATTCCGCGACCATTGTCGCTAATTTCAACTGAATTATCAGCATTTATTACCACTTTAATTTCATTTGCAAAACCAGCAATTACTTCATCAACTGCATTGTCAAAAATTTCTCAGATTAATTGATGAAGTCCGTTAATGTCTGTGGAACCTATATACATTCCGGGTCGTTTTTTTACAGCTTCAAGCCCTTTTAAAAGTTTAAGTTTCTCAACTGAATAAGTCATATAAGCCTTTCTGGGTTTTATACTAAGAATTTTATACAAAAATAAAATAATATTTGAAATTTTAAAGTAAACTGCTAAGAAAGTGGTAAAATTTACTATAAAAAAAATTTTAGTCAATTTTTTTAAAAAATATGACTAATGAAATGAGGAATAAAATGAAAAAAATTGCAATTAATGGCTTTGGAAGAATCGGTAGATTAGCACTTCGCCAACTTCTAGATCTTAAAGATGAAAATTTAGAGGTTGTTGCAATTAATGATCTGACTGATGCATCTGTTTTAGCTCACCTTTTTAAATACGACTCCGCCCAAGGAAGATTTTCTGGAACTGTTAGCGTTTTAAAAGAAGAAGACAAGAATTATCTTGTAATTAATGACAAAAAAATTCGCGTTTTTGCAGAAAAAGACCCTGTAATGTTGCCTTGAGGACAACTAGAAATTGATTTAGTTCTTGAATGTACAGGGCGTTTTGCATCAAAAGCAGGGGCTACTTTACACCTTGATGCTGGTGCAAAAAAAGTTTTAGTTTCTGCGCCTGCTGGAAGTGATGTAAAAACTATCGTTCACAATGTAAACTGCCACACTATTGATGAAAACGATAAAATTTTATCTTCCGCATCATGTACAACAAATGCGCTTGCTCCTCTTGTAAATGCGCTTGAAAAAGAATTTGGAATAAGCCATGGATTTATGACAACAGTTCATGCTTATACTGCCGATCAAAGAATTCAAGATGCACCACATAAAGATCTAAGAAGAGCACGTGCTGCCGCTGTTAACTTAGTGCCTTCTTCAACTGGTGCTGCAAAAGCAATTGGTCTTGTTGTGCCATCCTTAACTGGAAAATTAGACGGAATTGCAATAAGAGTGCCGGTAATTACAGGTTCTTTTGTTGACTTAAGCGTTGAATTAAAATCATCTCCTTCTATTGAAGAACTTAACAAAGGAATTAAAAAATACGAAAGCGAATCCTTTCTTTATTGTGACGAACCTATTGTTTCTAGCGACATTATCGGGGACAGGCATGGTTCAGTTTTTGATGCAACCTTAACAAAATTTGTTGAAGTTGACGGTAAAAGATTATACAAACTATACACTTGATACGATAATGAATCTTCATTTGTTGCACAATTCGTTAGAGTTATTAGATACTTTGTTCAAAAATAGATAATTATTTTACTTAAATCAATTAAAAAAGTGTCCTGATTTAGTTTTGGGCACTTTTTTATTTTTTTTGGCAAAAGTTAATTGCCTATTTTAAAACACTGGCAAAATCAATTTATGGTACAACAACAAAAATCATAAAAAATACAACTACTATTTAAACTCAATGCAAATAGAAAACTCGTTTTTATTTGCAGCGAGCCTAAAAAAATATGTGAAGTTTTGAAAGAGCCATAATCAAAAGCCATAAATTTGTAGATTTCTAAACGGTCAAATTTAAGGCATTCCATCATTTTTAAAAATATAATGGATAATTCGCATTTTCTGATTTTTTAGACAAAAAACATAATGAATTCCCCCTTAATTCTAAAATCCAAATTTATTAATTATTCTTAAGTGAGAGTTATTATAACACAATTTTATTTTAGACCAAGCATTTTTTTTTTTTTTTATATACAAAAGGTTGATTTTAAAATAATGAAAATTGAGATTCTAGGTCAAAAAACACTGATTTACCGATATTTTTGAATATTTATATTCAATAAAAAGTGAATTTTTGCCATCAAACTGTCAAACTCAGGAAAATAGATAATTATTTTATTTCAAGCTATTAAAAAAGGCAAATGAAAATTTGCCTTTTTTAATAGAGTTTTATTATAGATATTTTAGAGATTAGAAGTTTTTTATAGATTTTTTTATTGAGAACGACGAGAGACTAAATGAATTTTGTTATTCACAAAAATAAAATATAACTTATAAATTAATAATAATGAAAGGAGATTTTACACATGCATGAACACATACATAACGAATTTTATTATTGACAAAAATAAAATTTATTTTACAAATAAAAATACAAAAAGGAAAAATTGAAAACGCATGTAAACACACATAATAAATTTTGGTTTTACACAAAAATAAAATTTAGCATATAAATAAAAATTTAGAAAGGAGGTTATTAAACATGATTTTAGAAAAAAGTAAAATTTAACGTATAAAAAAATTTAGAAAGGAGTTTACTAAAAATACTTTTACAAAAAACCAAAAAAGAAGAAATTATAAATATAAATAGAAAGGACGTTCTAAAAATGATTTTACAAAAAAAATAAATAAAAATTAAGAAAGGAGTTTACTAAACACGGATGAAAACATAAAAAAATAATTTAATAAATAAATGTTAGACACGCAATTTATAAATAAAAAACAAAAATAAGGAGGCAATAAAGAAATAAACTATTTTTTAATGTATCATGCTTTAAAAGAAATAGAAAACGAAAACGAAAGGGTTTTGGCGGGCCAGACAGGATTTGAACCTGCGCGGGATTTCACTCCCCTAACGCGTTAGCAGTGCGTCCTCTTCAGCCTCTTGAGTACTGGCCCATATTTTTTTAATTATACCATAAAATATTATATAATAAAATAAAAAAAATAAAAGGCAGAAAAATGAAAATTTTAGGTATTGAAACCTCCCATGATGATGCATCTGTTGCTCTTTTAAGTGATGAAAAAGTTGAAATAATTTTAACAATTAGCCAAATTGAATTCCACCAAAAATTTGGTGGAACAATTCCAGAACTTGCTGCTCGCGAACATTCGCGAAATTTAGCAATAATTTTAGAAAAATTATTGCAAAAACGTGTTGATTTTTCCTCGATTGATGCTATTGCATACACAAATAATCCCGGATTATTGGGCGCTTTGAAAATAGGATTTTTATTTGCAAGCGCATTAAGTCTTTATTTTAATAAGCCTTTGATTCCAATTAACCACCTTTTAGGTCATTTTTGGTCGGCAAATATTGATGATGAAATTGTTTTTCCAGCACTTTCACTCTTAATTTCTGGAGGTCATAGTCAGTGAATTTTGGCTAAAAATGAGAGTGAACTTGAAATTATCGGCTCAACAGTTGATGATGCTCTGGGCGAAATTTATGATAAAATTGGCAGAAATTTAGGCTTAGTGTTGCCAGGTGGACCTAAAATTGACCAAATTTGACAACAAAATCGACAAAATATTGGCGAGTTCATCAATTTCAGTTTGCCAAAAAGGCTTGCAAATCCTTTGGATTTTTCTTTTAGCGGACTAAAAACTCAAGTCATAAATTTTACTAACCAAATGAAGCAAAAAAATAAACTTGATTTAAATAATGTCCAAAAAATCGCTGTTTCCTTTCAAGAAACAATAATAAAATATTTAAAAAGGCAACTTGATTCTGTTTTAAATGACAATGAAAATATAAAAACTCTAACTTTAGTTGGCGGTGTTGCAGCAAATTCTGGAATTAGAGCATTATTTAAAGAATATGAAAAAAATTATAAAATTGTTATTCCAAAAAGGGAATTTTGTACTGATAATGGCGCTATGATAGCAAAAGCTGCACAAATTGAGCTAAAACTTAAATCGCAAAAACAAAAATTAGAATCCCGGTAGCTACAATTGCTCAAAAAAATAAAGCATAAAAAAAGATATGACTGTCTTGTTTTTTTAGTTTGTAATTCAAAATTAAGTTTTCTTGCATCGTGTTTTGGATTTCTTTGTAGCGATCAACTCTTTTTTCACCTACTCAAACAGTCAAAATTCCAATGGCTGATAATAAATAAGGTAAAAATCAAGTATAAATTCTATTAGTAAAGTTAAAAATATCTAAATTTAAAGAGTTTGCTTCATCAAAAAAGCTTTTGAAAATTAATTTTGTTATTAAATCAGCCGAACCAACCCCACCTGGAGAAGGCGAGAGGTTGTTTGAAATTTGTAAGAGCGTAAATCCTGATATAAATTTGAGATAATCGTGAAAATTGATGTTACTTAGATCTAAACCTTGTTCTTTTAAAGTGATAATTAAAATTACAAAAGAGAAATTTATGAAAAAAACTGGTAATTTGTAAAGTAAAAGTATTTTTGCCAACAGTTTTTTATTAGACAAAACTTCCATAAAATGATTTTTGAAATTGTCAATTAGAAATTGAAAACGGTATTCTAATCGTTGTCTATCCTCAATTTTTTTTAAAAAATTGAGATTTAAAAGTGAAACAAATAATTTAATCAGCAAGTATTGCAATTTTTTTCAAACAGAAATAATTATAATTATTAATAAAACTAAAACATTTAAAAAAATATTGACAACAAGTCAAGCAAAGAAAATGATTTTTTCCCAAGAGTCTAAAATAAAAAGGTCACGATAGTAAATAAAACCAACTGGAATTAAAATCAAACTGACAAATAAATTAAAAACCTGATGAATTAGGGCATTATATGTCAAGGTTGCGCTGATATTTTTTAAGGGATATTTCTTTTTTTGCAAATATCAATAATAACTTATTTCGCCACCAAATGAAAAAGGTGTAGAAAATTGCATAAAAGTGGCGATAAAAGTGGCGATAAAAAGGTGTCTAAATCTCGTTTTTACCTTCTGATATTTAAAAATCCGCCGTAATTGTAAGGTTGAGGTTAAATTTCAAAATAAAAAATGAGCAATTGCGCCAAGAAGAACTAATCTATTTACCCGAGATTTGAAAAAAAACTCATAAAATTTAACAAAAATTTGTGTAGGCGAGCCGTCTGCAAAACTAGAGTTGTAGAAATTATAAAATAAAATAATTAAAATTACAACAATAGTTGTTATAAAAATCCCGAATTTAAGAAAATTCTTCGTTCTGTTGTTTTTTGATGATGCTAGATTTTTATTTGCAAGTTTAACTTTATCAATAAGAAGGTTTTCCAAAAAAACGGCTTCTTTTTCGGTGTGATTTTTTGATAAAAAATTTGTGTAGAGTGTTAATTCTTGTTTTGGTTTAAAGTAAATTAGTGTGTAAAAATCGTTATTTTTTAAATTAACTTTTAATTTTATCGAATATTTTCCTGAATCTGAATTTGAAATGTTGTATCCTTGTGGACGAAATTCAGCATCACTTTCATTTACAAGCAAGTTTACAATTTTATCAAAAGTTGATGGAGTTGCTTTCATTCGGTACTTATGTTGGAAAACAAAATTCAACTCATTTTTCATCTTTTGGATAATTTCAAATATATTTAAATTATTTTGGGTGTAAAATTCAAAAATTTTTACATACCAAAGAATGGAAAATTTATTGCTAATTCCGTATTTTATTGAATTTTCGGAAACTTTAGGGACAAAATGAACGCTTTTTGATGTTATAACAACAACTTCATCGTCAGTTTTTTCTCGAATTTTAAGTAATTCAGTCTCTGAATTCTCGTTATATTCGCAAAATTTTGTGATTTTAGCGGCAAATTTCTGCTCAATAAACTCAGAAATGTAGTTATTAGCTTGATGACTTATCAAAAAATATTTGCCATTTTTTCAATTTCTTTCAAGATAATCAAGTATTAACAACTGAAAATCATTATCTTTTATAATATTAAAGTTAAATTTTTTGCGAACTGCGGCTATAATTTTGTTTTTTTTGACTCAGAAAATTACATTTGTCATAAATTTAGCGCTTGTTGTGATTTTTTTTCAAATTATTGAATTATCGCTAACTTGTCTTGTAATTTTTTCAATCGGGAAACTCTTTTTTATTGGTAAAAATTTACTTTTTTCAGTATCAAAATGATCTTTTAAAAAATTAGTTAAAAAAGTCGACTCTGAATCATAAAACTGGTAAAAATTTTCTAATTTGTAGAAATCTAAGTCAAAATAACTGTAAAATTTCGAAATATGGTCTGAATTAATATGAAATTTTGGCGTTAAATAAATTTGCGAACTTCTATAAAAAAACGGTTTTTGCTCGGTTTTGTTTATTTTTTTCTCTTCTTCAGCTGTCAAAAGTGTCAAGTTTTTTTTATAAAAGGTTAAAACTGTTAAATTTAAGTTTTTATTTGACAAATTAACTTCAATATTTATAAAAAAATCAAAGTCATTATTTATAAAATAATGACGCGCTAAACTTTGGGAATATCCAAATTTTTCTTCAAAAATTAAGATTTCTTTGTTAGGATCA
The sequence above is a segment of the Mesomycoplasma ovipneumoniae genome. Coding sequences within it:
- a CDS encoding DNA topoisomerase (ATP-hydrolyzing) translates to MSKNLDLIINSKLDQILAEKFTRYSKYIIQNRAIPDVRDGLKPVQRRILYSMWQLGLKNTKNYKKSARVVGDVIGKFHPHGDLSIYDALVRLSQEWKINIPLVEMHGNKGSIDDDPPAAMRYTEVRLAQISEHLLELLSKNVVNFYPNFDDSEKEPTVLPAIFPNLLINGAIGIASGFATEIPPHNLVEVIQAVILMIKNPLITNAQISKVILGPDFPTGGIVYGKAGILDAFETGKGKIQISSSYKISEKNKQKVIEISSIPFGISKANLIQQIDTIRFEEKISGIKEVIDQSDQNGVLIFVELEKDANAELILNYLLQKTDMQIYYSYNSVAICNNSPKLLSIKEMIAYFLEHLRKVKLGEFNYELFKSKKRLEIIEGFLKVADITNEVIEIIRKSDNSKAGVIADLVKYLNFTEVQAEAIASMRLYRLSKIEQQSFLNESKTLAQNIEEFQKLIENKEEFDLHLISMLENFAQIYGSPRKTKIVDKELQVKINHQDLIKDEQFYFWVSKSGLFKKMNIKNHAVEEIEKIQLPSEDFFVFQGKINQRQKGLFLTNKGDVGMLLAHQLEELTLKNNPNNLKISLGLKNDHELINSFFVDDLDSNHFLLFITKFGYAKRMQLKEIVKIRPNNMINCFKPKEGDELISIFLENKLKNIVLITSQNRALKISASDVPIYGRISSGVKILKLQKNEKIVASVLIDSSEEIAVIDNYSRFEKIASEKLHFGNRTIAPKSFDSKLDFSIIPKSVEIYSENLQVFDFDTTLKVVPVQKFINFDPNPKKNYKLFLTTDKNNENLPNFIEQNQANSSKILKTKLQEISEIDINLILEKIEKE
- a CDS encoding DNA gyrase/topoisomerase IV subunit B, translated to MTYSVEKLKLLKGLEAVKKRPGMYIGSTDINGLHQLIWEIFDNAVDEVIAGFANEIKVVINADNSVEISDNGRGIPTEIHKKTGKTGVELVFTELHSGAKFSDEIYKTAGGLHGVGSSVVNALSKKMEVFVSRNHKLFYTSFINGGKIENRTQELGPSKISGTKIVFLPDFSFFSHKEYDPDMIISRLQETCFLVKNLKIEFVDLKNGIEKTFQFSKGIENFVEFLNKDSQKIHDKIIAFKEKSQEIIVEFAFQYVDSQQENIISFVNNVKTNLGGSHENGLKAGIVKAINTYGQQNNLLKNKQIFDFNDVKVGLSLILSLRIPEPILEFVGQTKNKLATVLAKTVTEEVVFRNLMSFFIQNKETAQKIITFLLNVYQQKEKLKLSLTETKISKSVAKEKRILSGKLTPANSKKAMNRELFLVEGESAGGSAKLARNREFQAILPLKGKIVNSQKTRLIEVLKNEEIIAIISALGTGIGQNFNLKNLNYGKIIIMTDADNDGAHIQILILTFLFYHMRPLIENGFVYIAQPPLYRISEKNKKDIYIWDEKEFHEYVKKHPNAQIQRYKGLGEMNASQLWQTTMDPEKRTLEKVFIEDLEKVEENFRILMGERADLRKNWIQENVDFSLEDSFIDNLKEPVYE
- the gap gene encoding type I glyceraldehyde-3-phosphate dehydrogenase; this translates as MKKIAINGFGRIGRLALRQLLDLKDENLEVVAINDLTDASVLAHLFKYDSAQGRFSGTVSVLKEEDKNYLVINDKKIRVFAEKDPVMLPWGQLEIDLVLECTGRFASKAGATLHLDAGAKKVLVSAPAGSDVKTIVHNVNCHTIDENDKILSSASCTTNALAPLVNALEKEFGISHGFMTTVHAYTADQRIQDAPHKDLRRARAAAVNLVPSSTGAAKAIGLVVPSLTGKLDGIAIRVPVITGSFVDLSVELKSSPSIEELNKGIKKYESESFLYCDEPIVSSDIIGDRHGSVFDATLTKFVEVDGKRLYKLYTWYDNESSFVAQFVRVIRYFVQK
- the tsaD gene encoding tRNA (adenosine(37)-N6)-threonylcarbamoyltransferase complex transferase subunit TsaD; translation: MKILGIETSHDDASVALLSDEKVEIILTISQIEFHQKFGGTIPELAAREHSRNLAIILEKLLQKRVDFSSIDAIAYTNNPGLLGALKIGFLFASALSLYFNKPLIPINHLLGHFWSANIDDEIVFPALSLLISGGHSQWILAKNESELEIIGSTVDDALGEIYDKIGRNLGLVLPGGPKIDQIWQQNRQNIGEFINFSLPKRLANPLDFSFSGLKTQVINFTNQMKQKNKLDLNNVQKIAVSFQETIIKYLKRQLDSVLNDNENIKTLTLVGGVAANSGIRALFKEYEKNYKIVIPKREFCTDNGAMIAKAAQIELKLKSQKQKLESR
- a CDS encoding lysylphosphatidylglycerol synthase transmembrane domain-containing protein codes for the protein MKYLAINRDVNLEDQKLIFFNYDSPLELSNSKIIGFVGNQPNSINENYIFSLASNISDLVKEKNYQKILINSSSNNFGIAFASIFYNALASDPNKEILIFEEKFGYSQSLARHYFINNDFDFFINIEVNLSNKNLNLTVLTFYKKNLTLLTAEEEKKINKTEQKPFFYRSSQIYLTPKFHINSDHISKFYSYFDLDFYKLENFYQFYDSESTFLTNFLKDHFDTEKSKFLPIKKSFPIEKITRQVSDNSIIWKKITTSAKFMTNVIFWVKKNKIIAAVRKKFNFNIIKDNDFQLLILDYLERNWKNGKYFLISHQANNYISEFIEQKFAAKITKFCEYNENSETELLKIREKTDDEVVVITSKSVHFVPKVSENSIKYGISNKFSILWYVKIFEFYTQNNLNIFEIIQKMKNELNFVFQHKYRMKATPSTFDKIVNLLVNESDAEFRPQGYNISNSDSGKYSIKLKVNLKNNDFYTLIYFKPKQELTLYTNFLSKNHTEKEAVFLENLLIDKVKLANKNLASSKNNRTKNFLKFGIFITTIVVILIILFYNFYNSSFADGSPTQIFVKFYEFFFKSRVNRLVLLGAIAHFLFWNLTSTLQLRRIFKYQKVKTRFRHLFIATFIATFMQFSTPFSFGGEISYYWYLQKKKYPLKNISATLTYNALIHQVFNLFVSLILIPVGFIYYRDLFILDSWEKIIFFAWLVVNIFLNVLVLLIIIIISVWKKLQYLLIKLFVSLLNLNFLKKIEDRQRLEYRFQFLIDNFKNHFMEVLSNKKLLAKILLLYKLPVFFINFSFVILIITLKEQGLDLSNINFHDYLKFISGFTLLQISNNLSPSPGGVGSADLITKLIFKSFFDEANSLNLDIFNFTNRIYTWFLPYLLSAIGILTVWVGEKRVDRYKEIQNTMQENLILNYKLKKQDSHIFFYALFFWAIVATGILIFVFAI